The following coding sequences are from one Triticum aestivum cultivar Chinese Spring chromosome 5A, IWGSC CS RefSeq v2.1, whole genome shotgun sequence window:
- the LOC123103174 gene encoding prosaposin, translating into MRTMGLGLGAPFFLLVLLLLAAGTGAVPQDKRVRRNYVLLDLNTIEIRPNDKEEIASSKIPVSGESGSTVCSTCENLTNKAVSYLSDKQTQDEIMEILHGACSQTFSLEQKCLEMVDSYATLLFAKITEIKPDEFCKQYGLCRDVSFLSVAKSESTCTFCRHLVDEVLSKMRDPDAQFEILQLLIKECNKVKGHVQECKRMVLEYVPLILVNGEKLLEKKDVCTLMQACDASKTRAGGSFFDGELRSDA; encoded by the exons ATGCGCACGATGGGTTTGGGATTGGGAGCGCCgttcttcctcctcgtcctcctcttgcTGGCCGCTGGCACTGGAGCTGTGCCGCAGGACAAGAGGGTTCGCAGGAATTATG TTCTTCTCGATCTCAATACAATCGAGATCCGCCCAAATGACAAGGAGGAAATTGCCTCTAGCAAAATTCCTGTCTCTGGTGAGAGTGGCAGCACAGTATGCTCAACTTGTGAGAATTTGACAAATAAAGCTGTCAGTTATCTTAGTGATAAACAAACACAAGATGAGATCATGGAGATTCTTCATGGTGCCTGTTCTCAGACATTCTCCTTAGAACAGAAG TGCCTTGAGATGGTGGACTCGTATGCAACTCTTCTCTTCGCCAAGATCACTGAAATCAAGCCAGACGAGTTCTGCAAACAGTATGGCCTCTGTAGGGACGTATCTTTTCTGTCTGTTGCGAAAAGTGAAAGCACTTGCACATTTTGCCGCCACCTCGTTGATGAAGTTCTCTCGAAAATGAGAGATCCTGACGCTCAG TTTGAGATACTTCAACTTCTCATCAAGGAGTGCAACAAGGTTAAAGGTCATGTGCAGGAG TGCAAGAGAATGGTTCTGGAATACGTTCCCCTCATCCTGGTCAACGGTGAGAAGCTCCTCGAGAAGAAGGATGTATGCACTCTTATGCAAGCCTGTGACGCCAGCAAAACGAGAGCCGGCGGATCGTTCTTCGATGGGGAACTGAGGAGCGATGCTTGA